One genomic region from Deinococcota bacterium encodes:
- a CDS encoding ABC transporter ATP-binding protein/permease: MAEQVRSTQETLTQGEIDNYDIEEAKRRARASRAKRVRRMRKEAEFDEDGEAFRKAFDWDITKRLLTYLRPYRKQLFGGIFLLLLYSAIVPVFPLLVRTAIDRYIEPVEAAFAGLSVDERFGGLLVIAAIYLGLRVLNFGLRYGYTYLVTWMGQHAIYDLRREIFSKVQRLHLGYFDRTPVGRLMTRITSDVDAIEMMMRDGVVGLVADIALLVGLLVFMFSLNWQLALVTVAVMPILFFVINILRTKIREAYRAVRLVTSKSNAYLQENLSGMKTIQLFNREARNSQRFDRVNLDLLDANIEQIRWFSLFFPSVQVIGNLSTALILYFTATQVLGVTPGTVTIGVLTAFIFYSSSFFRPLQDLSEKYNIMQAAMASSERIFNLLDTPEKIRDRPDPLGFEGGFRGEVVFDGVWFAYEGEDWVLRDLSFKVNASESVAFVGATGAGKTTIISLVSRFYDVQKGAVRIDGKDVRDYDQVALRRHVGIVLQDPFLFSGTVRSNISLNDDTIPMARIVEASKYVNAHGFIERLPQGYDTPVRERGAGFSTGQKQLIAFARALVQNPDILLILDEATANVDTETEELIQDALAKLMQGRTSIIIAHRLSTIQDVDRIMVMKKGKLIESGNHFELLKQDGGYYRKLYELQYQERPGIKQEPSAVMGDD, translated from the coding sequence ATGGCTGAACAGGTCCGCAGCACTCAGGAAACCCTTACCCAAGGGGAGATCGACAACTACGACATCGAGGAGGCCAAGCGCCGGGCTCGCGCCAGCCGGGCAAAGCGGGTCCGGCGGATGCGCAAGGAGGCCGAGTTCGACGAGGACGGCGAGGCCTTTCGCAAGGCCTTTGACTGGGACATCACCAAGCGCCTGCTGACCTATCTGAGGCCCTACCGCAAGCAGCTCTTCGGCGGCATCTTCCTGTTGCTGCTCTACAGCGCCATCGTGCCGGTCTTTCCGCTGTTGGTGCGCACCGCCATCGATCGCTACATCGAGCCCGTGGAGGCAGCCTTTGCCGGCCTTAGCGTGGACGAGCGCTTTGGCGGCCTGCTGGTCATCGCCGCCATCTACCTGGGCCTGCGCGTGCTCAACTTCGGCCTGCGCTACGGCTACACCTACTTGGTCACCTGGATGGGCCAGCACGCCATCTACGACCTGCGGCGGGAGATCTTCAGCAAGGTCCAGCGCCTGCACCTGGGCTACTTCGACCGCACCCCGGTCGGCCGCCTGATGACCCGCATCACCAGCGACGTCGACGCCATCGAGATGATGATGCGCGACGGCGTGGTCGGTTTGGTCGCGGACATAGCGCTCTTAGTCGGCCTGCTGGTCTTCATGTTCAGCCTGAACTGGCAGCTCGCGCTGGTCACCGTGGCGGTGATGCCGATTCTCTTTTTCGTCATCAACATCCTGCGCACCAAGATCCGCGAGGCCTACCGCGCGGTGCGGCTGGTAACCTCGAAGTCGAACGCCTATCTGCAGGAGAACCTCTCGGGCATGAAGACCATCCAGCTCTTCAACCGCGAGGCCCGCAACTCGCAGCGCTTCGATCGTGTCAACCTGGATCTCCTGGACGCCAACATCGAGCAGATCCGCTGGTTCAGCCTGTTCTTTCCCAGCGTGCAGGTGATCGGCAACCTCTCGACGGCGCTGATCCTCTACTTCACCGCCACCCAGGTCCTGGGCGTCACCCCCGGCACGGTGACCATCGGCGTCCTGACGGCTTTCATCTTCTACTCGAGCTCCTTTTTCAGGCCGCTCCAGGACCTCAGCGAAAAGTACAACATCATGCAGGCGGCGATGGCGTCTTCAGAACGCATCTTCAACCTGCTCGACACGCCCGAAAAGATCAGGGACCGGCCCGACCCCCTCGGTTTCGAGGGCGGCTTCAGGGGCGAGGTCGTCTTCGACGGGGTGTGGTTCGCCTACGAAGGCGAGGACTGGGTCTTGCGCGACCTGAGCTTCAAGGTAAACGCGAGCGAGTCGGTGGCCTTCGTGGGCGCGACGGGCGCGGGCAAGACCACCATCATTTCATTAGTGAGCCGCTTTTACGACGTGCAGAAGGGCGCCGTCAGAATCGACGGCAAGGACGTGCGCGACTACGACCAAGTGGCGCTGCGCCGCCACGTGGGCATCGTCTTGCAAGACCCCTTCCTGTTCAGCGGCACGGTGCGCAGCAACATCTCGCTGAACGACGACACCATCCCGATGGCGCGCATCGTCGAGGCCTCGAAGTACGTCAACGCGCACGGTTTCATCGAGCGGCTGCCGCAGGGCTACGACACCCCCGTGCGCGAGCGCGGCGCGGGCTTCTCGACGGGCCAAAAGCAGCTCATCGCCTTTGCGCGGGCGCTGGTGCAAAACCCGGACATTCTCTTGATTCTGGACGAGGCCACCGCCAACGTCGACACCGAGACCGAGGAGCTCATCCAAGACGCCCTCGCCAAGCTCATGCAGGGCCGCACCAGCATCATCATCGCGCACCGCCTGTCCACCATCCAGGACGTCGACCGCATCATGGTGATGAAGAAGGGCAAACTGATCGAGTCGGGCAACCACTTCGAGCTCCTGAAGCAAGACGGCGGCTACTACCGCAAGCTCTACGAGCTCCAGTACCAGGAGCGGCCGGGCATCAAGCAGGAACCGAGCGCGGTCATGGGCGACGATTAG
- a CDS encoding GMC family oxidoreductase, protein MTVHPKVEVVTIGAGWSAAILAWKLTEAGHRVVSLEQGPMRYTYPDFAHNHDALRYQNRYALMHSLGRESWTWRPNPRAPALPMRRYGAFHPGQGFGGSGVHWSGQYFRFLPYDFRYRSHHIERYGEGKLPEGSTIQDWPVSYEELEPYYSEAEWDLGVSGQVGNLRGELIEGGNPYLPQSRDYPLPPLITSIPAEMFADACREMDYRPFVMPSGIQSQAYTDRFGNTRAGCVYCGFCTRYGCHVDAKASGHNVHAPVALASGRWDIRPHAKATRINLDRAGLATGVSYIDLNTGEEHEQPADIVISTGYTMTNVRMLMLSRSDVHPGGIGGDRGQLGRNFTYQILREPATGVFEGRRFNLFMGNTSTQQTLYEFYGDNFDHSDLGFIGGGGIFCTPGEREPVGTAGDTPFGEAGNGENGEEGENDGGPTRGWGRAWKENLRRNWDAYVPITFQGESIAYSDHRFDLDPNYRDAFGLPLLRMTFDFKENERDMYRFVARRVIEIMRRMSPTRMETDEELGDFSIEPYQSTHINGGAIMGTDPGNSVTNGYGQVWDTPNVFVTGAALYPQNPGANPSATMGALAYRTGDALKDRYFRNPDRLLT, encoded by the coding sequence GTGACGGTCCATCCCAAGGTCGAGGTGGTGACCATCGGCGCGGGCTGGAGCGCCGCCATCCTCGCCTGGAAGCTCACGGAGGCCGGCCACCGGGTGGTCTCCCTCGAGCAGGGGCCGATGCGCTACACCTACCCGGACTTCGCGCACAACCACGACGCGCTGCGTTACCAAAACCGCTACGCCCTGATGCACAGTCTGGGCCGCGAGAGCTGGACCTGGCGGCCCAACCCTCGTGCGCCCGCCCTGCCGATGCGCCGTTACGGAGCCTTTCACCCCGGCCAGGGCTTTGGCGGCTCGGGCGTCCACTGGTCGGGGCAGTACTTCCGCTTTCTGCCCTACGACTTTCGCTACCGCAGCCACCACATCGAGCGCTACGGCGAAGGCAAGCTGCCGGAGGGGAGCACCATTCAAGACTGGCCGGTAAGTTATGAGGAGCTCGAGCCCTACTACAGCGAGGCCGAGTGGGACCTGGGCGTCTCGGGTCAGGTCGGCAACCTGCGCGGGGAGCTTATCGAGGGCGGCAATCCCTACCTGCCGCAGTCGCGCGACTACCCGCTGCCGCCGCTCATCACCAGCATCCCCGCCGAGATGTTCGCCGACGCCTGCCGCGAGATGGACTACCGGCCCTTCGTGATGCCCTCGGGTATCCAGTCGCAGGCCTATACCGACCGCTTCGGCAACACCCGCGCCGGCTGCGTGTACTGCGGCTTTTGCACCCGCTACGGCTGCCACGTCGACGCCAAAGCGAGTGGCCACAACGTCCACGCCCCGGTCGCGCTCGCCAGCGGCCGCTGGGACATCCGGCCGCACGCCAAGGCGACGCGCATCAACCTAGACCGCGCCGGGCTGGCGACCGGCGTCTCCTACATCGACTTGAATACCGGCGAGGAGCATGAGCAGCCCGCCGATATCGTGATCAGCACCGGCTACACCATGACCAACGTGCGCATGCTGATGCTCTCGCGCTCGGATGTGCATCCAGGCGGCATCGGCGGCGACCGCGGCCAGCTCGGCCGCAACTTCACCTACCAAATCCTCAGGGAGCCAGCCACGGGCGTCTTCGAGGGGCGGCGCTTCAACCTCTTCATGGGCAACACCTCGACCCAGCAGACCCTCTACGAGTTCTACGGCGACAACTTCGACCACTCGGACTTGGGCTTTATCGGCGGCGGCGGTATCTTCTGCACGCCCGGCGAGCGCGAGCCGGTCGGCACGGCCGGCGACACCCCTTTTGGCGAAGCCGGCAACGGCGAGAACGGCGAGGAGGGTGAGAATGATGGCGGGCCGACCAGGGGTTGGGGCCGGGCCTGGAAGGAAAACCTGCGCCGCAACTGGGACGCCTACGTGCCCATCACCTTTCAGGGCGAGAGCATCGCCTATAGCGATCACCGCTTCGACCTGGACCCCAACTACCGCGACGCCTTTGGCCTGCCGCTCTTGCGCATGACCTTCGACTTCAAGGAGAACGAGCGCGACATGTACCGCTTCGTCGCCCGGCGGGTCATCGAGATCATGCGGCGGATGAGCCCGACCCGGATGGAGACGGACGAAGAGTTGGGAGACTTCTCTATCGAGCCCTATCAGAGCACCCACATCAACGGCGGCGCCATCATGGGCACCGACCCCGGCAACTCGGTCACCAACGGCTACGGGCAGGTCTGGGACACGCCCAACGTCTTCGTGACCGGCGCGGCCCTCTACCCGCAAAACCCCGGCGCCAACCCGTCGGCGACTATGGGCGCGCTGGCCTACCGGACCGGCGACGCGCTCAAAGACCGCTACTTCAGGAATCCCGACCGGCTTCTCACTTGA
- a CDS encoding cytochrome c oxidase assembly protein encodes MWEPRNAAVVGLMGRARHPERLLLLALSALWGVGLAHDGTLITPATLSSAWNWDPLILFSLIAASLLYARGLWVLWRRAGVGRGVGRWQAAAFAGGIYTLFVALVSPLDALGHALFSAHMAQHMLLALVAAPLLVLGAPLLPLLWALPGRGRRAAGSWWNDSRRVRALCHGLTGPLVVCCLFAVILWVWHLPGLYQAAVESALVHALEHASMLFAAGLFWWLVVQPLGRRRLNYGGAILLVFITSVHSTVLGALFVFAPTPLYPLYEASVGAWGLTPIADQRLAGLIMRTPGTFIFLLTIAVLFLLWLSEMERRASPPRSVRAAPVKPDVLES; translated from the coding sequence TTGTGGGAGCCGCGAAATGCCGCCGTCGTAGGCCTCATGGGCCGCGCTCGTCACCCGGAGCGACTCCTGCTCCTTGCGCTGAGCGCCCTTTGGGGTGTCGGTCTCGCCCACGACGGCACCCTGATAACGCCGGCGACGCTGTCGTCCGCCTGGAACTGGGACCCGCTGATCCTTTTCAGCCTCATCGCGGCGAGCCTGCTCTACGCTCGAGGGCTGTGGGTCCTGTGGCGCCGGGCCGGCGTGGGCAGGGGCGTCGGCCGCTGGCAGGCGGCCGCCTTCGCCGGGGGCATCTACACGCTCTTCGTGGCCCTCGTCTCGCCCTTGGACGCGCTCGGCCACGCGCTCTTTTCGGCGCACATGGCCCAGCACATGCTGCTCGCCCTGGTGGCCGCGCCCTTGCTCGTTCTCGGCGCGCCCCTGCTGCCTCTGCTGTGGGCCCTGCCCGGCAGGGGCCGCCGCGCCGCGGGGAGCTGGTGGAACGACTCCCGGCGGGTGCGCGCTCTCTGTCACGGCCTCACCGGCCCGCTCGTCGTCTGCTGCCTCTTCGCCGTCATACTCTGGGTCTGGCACCTGCCGGGCCTCTACCAGGCCGCGGTCGAGAGCGCCCTGGTTCACGCCCTCGAGCACGCCAGCATGCTCTTTGCGGCCGGCCTGTTCTGGTGGCTCGTCGTCCAGCCGCTCGGGCGCAGGCGCCTCAACTACGGCGGAGCCATCCTCTTGGTCTTCATCACCTCGGTGCACAGCACCGTGCTCGGCGCCCTCTTCGTCTTCGCGCCCACGCCGCTCTACCCCCTTTACGAGGCGAGCGTCGGCGCCTGGGGCCTCACGCCCATCGCGGACCAGCGGCTGGCCGGCCTGATCATGCGGACGCCGGGCACCTTCATCTTCCTCTTGACCATCGCGGTGCTGTTCCTGTTGTGGCTGAGCGAGATGGAGCGGCGGGCCTCGCCGCCAAGGTCCGTCAGGGCGGCGCCCGTCAAGCCCGATGTCCTCGAGTCCTAG
- a CDS encoding cbb3-type cytochrome c oxidase subunit I, producing the protein MSDQPPPRAPNVGGGYQPDEELLIKTWSPPSGIRGILTPVNHRIVGMRFIVTGFIFLLLGGILAVIMRSQLAQPDLDLVSAELYRQLFSMHGTTMMFFFAVPIFEGLGMYLVPLMIGARDMALPRLGAYGYWVYLIAGVTLYGGFLLGHGADAGWFAHAPLSSDTDFTPGYGMDIWVTAVGLLEISALVAAVELVVTIFKLRAPGMSLSRMPIFVWAILIMSFMIIFAMPAVLLATITVGMDRMVGTHFFNAAMGGDSVLYQHLFWFFGHPEVYIIFVPALGVVAAVLATFVRLPIVAYSLVTLSLVAMGVLSFGLWVHHFFAVGLPPIALSFFAAASMMVSIPSGIQIFAFIATAWQGKPIIKTPFLFLLGFVVTFVLGGVTGVMLAAVPFNWQVHDSFFVVAHLHYVLIGGAVFPLFAGLHYWFPKPTGKMLDEGLGRWTFWLMFVGFHLTFLVQHQLGFMGMARRVYTYQADLGWGLLNLVSTLGSYMFAAGVLVFVLNVARSLQRGEKAGDNPWGGFSLEWATTSPPQQYNFLYPPVVRSRYPLWEEGERYEGADTAADRGERARAQFRDDQRESFGTTIMDAEPESRINLVGPTIWPLLAALSTGIIFVGAMFTLWAVPVGGLLFYFSLIGWHWPFSKELAS; encoded by the coding sequence ATGAGCGACCAACCACCGCCTCGAGCCCCAAACGTGGGGGGGGGCTACCAGCCCGACGAGGAGCTCCTCATCAAGACCTGGTCGCCGCCGTCGGGTATCCGGGGCATTCTCACACCCGTCAACCACCGCATCGTCGGCATGCGCTTTATCGTCACCGGCTTTATCTTTTTGCTTCTGGGCGGCATCCTCGCCGTCATCATGCGCAGCCAGCTCGCCCAGCCCGACTTGGACCTGGTCTCGGCCGAGCTCTACCGGCAGCTCTTCAGCATGCACGGCACCACCATGATGTTCTTTTTCGCGGTGCCCATCTTCGAGGGCTTGGGCATGTACTTAGTGCCCCTCATGATCGGCGCCCGCGACATGGCCCTGCCGCGCTTAGGCGCCTACGGCTACTGGGTCTATCTCATTGCGGGCGTCACCCTCTACGGCGGCTTTCTGTTGGGTCACGGCGCCGACGCCGGCTGGTTCGCCCACGCCCCGCTCTCCTCGGACACGGACTTTACCCCCGGCTACGGCATGGACATCTGGGTGACCGCCGTGGGCCTCCTGGAGATCTCCGCCCTGGTCGCGGCGGTCGAGCTCGTCGTCACCATCTTCAAACTGCGCGCGCCGGGCATGAGCTTGAGCCGCATGCCGATTTTCGTCTGGGCCATCCTGATCATGTCGTTCATGATCATCTTCGCCATGCCCGCCGTGCTCTTAGCGACCATCACCGTGGGCATGGACAGGATGGTCGGCACGCACTTTTTTAATGCGGCGATGGGCGGCGACTCGGTCCTTTACCAGCACCTCTTCTGGTTTTTCGGCCACCCCGAGGTCTACATCATCTTCGTGCCGGCCCTGGGCGTGGTGGCGGCGGTCTTGGCGACCTTCGTGCGCCTGCCCATCGTCGCCTACAGCCTGGTCACGCTGTCGCTCGTCGCGATGGGCGTCCTCTCCTTCGGCCTCTGGGTGCATCACTTTTTTGCCGTCGGTCTGCCCCCCATCGCGCTGTCCTTTTTCGCCGCCGCCAGCATGATGGTGTCGATCCCCAGCGGCATCCAGATCTTCGCCTTTATCGCCACCGCCTGGCAGGGCAAGCCGATTATCAAAACGCCCTTTCTCTTCCTGTTGGGCTTCGTCGTCACCTTCGTCTTAGGCGGTGTCACCGGCGTGATGCTGGCGGCGGTGCCCTTTAACTGGCAGGTCCACGACTCCTTTTTCGTGGTCGCCCACCTCCACTACGTGCTGATCGGCGGGGCGGTCTTCCCGCTCTTCGCCGGGCTCCACTACTGGTTTCCCAAGCCCACCGGCAAGATGTTGGACGAGGGCCTGGGCAGGTGGACCTTTTGGCTGATGTTCGTCGGCTTTCACCTCACCTTCTTGGTGCAGCACCAGCTCGGCTTCATGGGCATGGCGCGGCGCGTCTACACCTACCAGGCCGACCTCGGCTGGGGCCTCTTGAACCTGGTTTCGACGCTCGGCTCCTATATGTTCGCCGCGGGCGTCTTGGTCTTCGTCCTGAACGTGGCGCGGAGCCTGCAGCGCGGCGAGAAGGCCGGCGACAATCCCTGGGGTGGTTTCAGCCTCGAGTGGGCCACCACCTCGCCGCCGCAGCAGTACAACTTTCTCTACCCGCCGGTTGTGCGCAGCCGCTATCCGCTCTGGGAGGAAGGGGAGCGCTATGAGGGCGCAGACACCGCCGCCGACCGGGGTGAGCGGGCGCGGGCGCAGTTTCGCGACGACCAGCGCGAGTCCTTTGGCACCACCATCATGGACGCCGAGCCCGAAAGCCGCATCAACTTAGTCGGGCCGACGATCTGGCCGCTGCTCGCCGCCCTGTCGACGGGCATCATCTTCGTCGGCGCGATGTTCACCCTGTGGGCGGTCCCCGTAGGCGGGCTGCTCTTTTACTTTTCGCTGATCGGCTGGCACTGGCCCTTCAGCAAGGAGCTGGCCTCATGA
- a CDS encoding cytochrome c oxidase subunit 3, producing the protein MSVRLPTPQLTAHPHGPQSVTWWGMWGLILIEIVVFSGLIASYFYLKLYNPEWPPAGIDKKQLLLPTINTFILIASSAAMYFADKGIQEGKQTQLKVLQATGIVLGLVFLTLKYTEYSGYDYNWTTHAYGSITWTMTGFHSAHVISVCLKGLVVLAMALRGMFTPERHLAVQVNGLYWHFVVVIWIPLYFTMYLSPWL; encoded by the coding sequence ATGAGCGTCCGGTTGCCTACGCCCCAGCTGACCGCTCACCCGCACGGCCCGCAGTCGGTGACCTGGTGGGGTATGTGGGGGCTCATCCTCATCGAGATCGTGGTCTTCAGTGGGCTCATCGCCAGCTACTTTTACCTAAAGCTCTACAACCCGGAGTGGCCGCCGGCGGGCATCGACAAAAAGCAGCTGCTCCTGCCGACCATCAACACCTTTATCCTGATTGCTAGCTCCGCCGCCATGTACTTCGCCGACAAGGGCATCCAAGAGGGCAAGCAGACACAGCTCAAGGTCCTTCAGGCCACCGGCATCGTCCTGGGTCTGGTTTTCCTGACGCTCAAGTACACCGAGTACAGCGGCTACGATTACAACTGGACCACCCACGCCTACGGCTCGATCACCTGGACCATGACCGGCTTTCACAGCGCCCACGTGATCAGCGTGTGCTTGAAGGGGCTGGTGGTCCTGGCGATGGCGCTGAGGGGTATGTTCACCCCCGAGCGCCACCTGGCGGTTCAGGTGAATGGGCTCTACTGGCACTTCGTGGTGGTCATCTGGATACCGCTTTACTTCACCATGTACCTGTCGCCCTGGTTATAG
- a CDS encoding heavy-metal-associated domain-containing protein: MTHLDILGMSCEHREATVKGALEAVEGVTAARIDLTRGRAVVEGSAEVAALIAAVEDEGYQASETAHGAG, from the coding sequence ATGACCCATCTCGACATTCTGGGCATGAGCTGCGAACACCGCGAGGCCACCGTCAAAGGGGCGCTCGAGGCCGTGGAGGGCGTGACCGCGGCGCGCATCGACCTGACCAGGGGCAGAGCCGTGGTCGAAGGTTCGGCGGAGGTAGCGGCGCTCATCGCGGCGGTGGAGGATGAAGGCTATCAGGCTTCGGAAACGGCTCATGGCGCCGGCTGA
- a CDS encoding ABC transporter ATP-binding protein/permease, with product MRQTFTDLFAYIRRYPRQFLIGLAALAVASYATILIPRIIGFAVDAFSSGTMTMTSIWTYMAGLLLVSSVSATAWIVVRRSILNASWEVQFDIRRDLFLHFTRLGSHFYDNHRVGDMMARLTADLNAVRMLVGVAVFQGVSTSLLILFTFGRMFTLNVGLALLMLAIVPMITLSFFILLRIIHRRYEKVQQQLSNVSAMAQENFSGIRVVKGFGIESRELGRFQSLNDEFIRRNLSLTKVDGPLFPLMELFFGVTIVILLLIGGRTVVTGGLTPGQFIEFVFLFVGIEWPLIAAGWIANISQRGHTSWGRLKELLDIEPDIKDDERTDFSLGEVRGDIEFENVSLSYDGIRALDGVSFRIRAGESVGITGRTGSGKTMIINLIARLVDPDEGTILIDGVDIKRYPVMVLRRHIGIVPQEPFLFSDTVAENIAYGIPLEDEGALREKVRAVAELVQLAGDVEDFPKGYDTSLGERGVTLSGGQRQRTAMARAIIRNPAILILDDALSAVDTQTESRILEGLGQVMKGRSSVIVGHRISAFGHTDRILVLERGKVIEEGSHEELVAADGWYADMDRRQRLEESLEAA from the coding sequence GTGCGCCAGACGTTTACCGACCTGTTTGCTTACATCAGACGTTATCCCCGGCAGTTTCTCATCGGTCTCGCGGCGCTCGCTGTGGCGTCCTATGCGACCATCTTGATTCCCAGGATCATCGGCTTCGCGGTAGACGCCTTCTCGAGCGGCACCATGACCATGACCTCGATCTGGACCTATATGGCCGGCCTCCTGCTGGTGTCGTCCGTCAGCGCCACGGCCTGGATCGTGGTGCGGCGCAGCATCTTGAACGCCTCCTGGGAGGTGCAGTTCGACATAAGGCGCGACCTCTTTCTTCACTTTACCCGCCTGGGCAGCCACTTTTACGACAACCACCGCGTCGGCGACATGATGGCGCGGCTCACCGCCGACTTGAACGCGGTCAGGATGCTGGTCGGCGTGGCGGTCTTTCAAGGCGTCTCGACCAGCCTGTTGATCCTCTTCACCTTCGGCCGCATGTTCACGCTCAACGTGGGCCTGGCCTTGTTGATGCTGGCTATCGTGCCGATGATCACCCTGAGCTTCTTCATTCTCTTGCGCATCATCCATAGGCGCTACGAAAAGGTGCAGCAACAGCTCTCCAACGTCTCGGCGATGGCGCAGGAGAACTTCAGCGGCATAAGGGTGGTGAAGGGCTTCGGCATCGAGTCCAGGGAGTTGGGACGCTTTCAGTCGCTCAACGACGAGTTCATCCGCCGCAACCTCTCCCTGACCAAGGTGGACGGCCCGCTCTTCCCGCTGATGGAGCTCTTTTTCGGCGTCACCATCGTGATCCTCTTGCTCATCGGCGGCCGCACCGTGGTCACCGGCGGCCTGACGCCGGGCCAGTTTATCGAGTTCGTCTTTCTCTTCGTGGGCATCGAGTGGCCGCTCATCGCGGCGGGCTGGATCGCCAACATCAGCCAGCGCGGCCACACCTCCTGGGGCCGGCTCAAGGAGCTTTTGGACATCGAGCCCGACATCAAGGACGACGAGCGCACCGACTTCAGCCTCGGCGAGGTGCGCGGCGACATCGAGTTCGAGAATGTGAGCCTTAGCTACGACGGCATCAGGGCGCTCGACGGGGTCTCGTTCAGGATAAGGGCGGGCGAGTCGGTGGGCATCACCGGCCGCACCGGCTCGGGCAAGACCATGATCATCAACCTGATCGCGCGGCTCGTGGACCCTGATGAGGGCACCATCTTGATCGACGGCGTGGACATCAAACGCTATCCCGTTATGGTCCTGCGGCGCCACATCGGCATCGTGCCGCAAGAGCCCTTTCTCTTTTCGGATACGGTCGCCGAGAACATCGCCTACGGGATTCCTCTGGAGGACGAGGGCGCGCTCCGCGAGAAGGTAAGGGCGGTGGCCGAACTCGTGCAGCTCGCGGGCGACGTCGAGGACTTTCCGAAGGGCTACGACACCTCCTTGGGCGAGCGCGGCGTGACCCTCTCGGGCGGCCAGCGCCAGCGCACCGCCATGGCTCGCGCGATCATCCGCAATCCGGCCATCCTCATCCTGGACGACGCGCTCTCGGCCGTAGACACCCAGACCGAGTCGCGCATCCTTGAGGGCCTGGGGCAGGTCATGAAGGGCCGCAGCAGCGTCATCGTCGGCCACCGCATCTCGGCCTTTGGCCACACCGACCGCATCCTGGTCCTGGAGCGGGGCAAAGTCATCGAGGAGGGCAGCCACGAGGAACTCGTCGCCGCGGACGGCTGGTACGCCGACATGGACCGCCGCCAGCGGCTCGAGGAATCGCTGGAGGCCGCATGA
- a CDS encoding PIG-L family deacetylase: MTKPVKPELSLLGIYAHPDDEAFGAGGALARYAARGARVQLVCATRGEAGKLTDPELGEVKDIAALRQAELERACEILGLLPPIFLGYHDSGRGDRLRRDDERALINADPERLERELLRHIKEAKPQVMLTFDPHGIYGHPDHLVIHRAATAAFWSAGGVMQPAPRRLFYNVLKAETMRAMQAQRGPSPLSDLDPDLYGVSADSLAAVLEVDEVLEQKGAAIRAHRSQVGPQSSFAGMPGELWTEMLRLETFSLGGLRGGFPEGPVDDLFVGL, encoded by the coding sequence ATGACCAAGCCCGTCAAGCCCGAGCTCAGCCTGCTCGGCATCTACGCCCATCCCGACGACGAAGCCTTCGGTGCGGGCGGCGCCCTGGCGCGCTACGCCGCAAGAGGCGCGCGCGTGCAGCTCGTCTGCGCCACCCGCGGCGAGGCGGGCAAGCTCACCGACCCCGAGTTGGGCGAGGTGAAGGACATAGCTGCGCTGCGCCAAGCCGAATTGGAGCGCGCCTGCGAGATCCTCGGCCTCTTGCCGCCCATTTTCCTGGGCTACCACGACTCCGGCCGCGGCGACAGGCTGCGCCGGGACGACGAGCGGGCCTTGATCAATGCCGACCCCGAGAGGCTCGAGCGCGAGCTGCTCAGGCATATCAAAGAGGCCAAGCCACAGGTGATGCTGACCTTCGACCCTCACGGCATCTACGGCCACCCCGACCACCTCGTCATCCACCGCGCGGCGACGGCGGCCTTCTGGTCGGCGGGCGGGGTGATGCAGCCCGCGCCGCGGCGGCTCTTCTACAACGTCCTAAAGGCCGAGACGATGCGGGCCATGCAGGCCCAGAGGGGCCCGTCGCCCCTGAGCGACCTGGACCCTGACCTCTACGGCGTCTCGGCGGACTCGCTGGCGGCCGTGCTCGAGGTGGACGAGGTGCTCGAGCAGAAGGGGGCCGCCATCCGCGCGCACCGCTCGCAGGTCGGCCCGCAGTCGTCCTTTGCCGGCATGCCGGGCGAACTGTGGACCGAGATGCTGAGGCTCGAGACCTTCAGCCTGGGCGGCCTGCGCGGGGGCTTTCCCGAGGGGCCGGTGGACGATCTGTTCGTTGGGTTGTAG